In one window of Zhihengliuella sp. ISTPL4 DNA:
- the ftsE gene encoding cell division ATP-binding protein FtsE: MIRFENVTKRYRGTSKPALSGVDFEVQRGEFVFLVGASGSGKSSCLRLILREDVPTTGRVAVLGRDLRALANRKVPYFRRHIGSVFQDFRLLSSKTVYQNVAFTLQVTGSSRGFIQQAVPEALALVGLDGKEKRMPHELSGGEQQRVAIARALVNRPQVLLADEPTGNLDPATSVDIMQLLARINAGGTTVLMATHEAGFVDQMRRRVIELRDGEMVRDEVHGGYGDTSNIPRLVPEEVRGAAAAAALTAVQEVQRQTADLSVVRAALAEELDAQRRAAAASPAVTKPAAASVPQVVEPPEPAREPGVVEPPDVVQPPATPQPVAERPAPARPRTHPIVIPEVDVAELGVADRLGLSDQDDQEVGPTS, encoded by the coding sequence ATGATTCGGTTCGAGAACGTCACGAAACGCTACCGCGGGACGTCGAAGCCCGCGCTCTCCGGTGTCGACTTCGAGGTACAGCGCGGGGAGTTCGTCTTCCTGGTCGGCGCCTCCGGGTCCGGCAAGTCCTCCTGTCTGCGCCTGATCCTGCGTGAGGATGTGCCGACGACGGGCCGCGTCGCCGTCCTCGGCCGAGACCTCCGCGCTCTGGCGAACCGGAAGGTGCCGTACTTCCGTCGGCACATCGGCTCGGTGTTCCAGGACTTCCGTCTGCTGTCGTCCAAGACCGTGTACCAGAACGTCGCCTTCACGCTGCAGGTCACCGGCTCCTCTCGGGGCTTCATCCAGCAGGCGGTGCCCGAGGCGCTCGCTCTCGTCGGGCTCGACGGCAAAGAGAAGCGCATGCCGCACGAGCTCTCCGGTGGTGAGCAGCAGCGCGTGGCGATCGCCAGGGCGCTCGTCAACCGCCCCCAGGTGCTGCTCGCGGACGAGCCGACCGGAAACCTCGACCCCGCGACCTCCGTCGACATCATGCAACTGCTCGCCCGGATCAACGCGGGCGGCACCACGGTCCTCATGGCCACGCACGAGGCCGGTTTCGTCGATCAGATGCGTCGCCGCGTGATCGAGCTCCGCGACGGTGAGATGGTCCGCGACGAGGTGCACGGCGGATACGGCGACACCTCGAACATCCCGCGCCTGGTGCCGGAAGAGGTCCGCGGGGCCGCGGCCGCCGCCGCGCTCACGGCCGTGCAGGAGGTGCAGCGGCAGACCGCCGACCTGTCCGTGGTCCGTGCCGCTCTGGCCGAGGAGCTGGACGCGCAGCGCCGCGCCGCCGCCGCGTCTCCCGCGGTCACCAAGCCTGCGGCCGCTTCTGTTCCGCAGGTCGTCGAGCCGCCGGAGCCCGCGCGCGAGCCCGGAGTGGTCGAACCGCCGGACGTCGTGCAGCCTCCCGCGACGCCGCAGCCGGTCGCCGAGCGCCCCGCGCCCGCCCGTCCGCGGACGCATCCGATCGTGATCCCGGAGGTGGACGTCGCCGAGCTCGGCGTCGCCGACCGCCTCGGGCTGTCTGACCAGGACGACCAGGAAGTGGGTCCGACCTCGTGA
- the ftsX gene encoding permease-like cell division protein FtsX has protein sequence MRIGLILTEALVGLRRNISMVISVVLVTFVSLTFVGAAILMQSQIGVMRGYWAERAQVAVYMCSAVSESDTCVDGAASEEQVAAVRAQLEGDALSPLISSMTFDTKEETYAKLVEQVGEEQASVLSPDQAFEVFFVTMKDPGQSQVLAEAFSGQAGVEQVQDQLQYLEPLFSALTVATYIAVGIAVLMLIAATLLIATTIRLSAYARRKEIGIMRLVGASNRFIQTPFVLEGVFAALLGSALASAAVVAGMHFGVNGYLRGRVPFITTWVTMQDAFLVVPVLVGIGVVLAALSAGFAIRRWLRT, from the coding sequence GTGAGAATCGGGCTGATCCTGACCGAGGCCCTCGTCGGCCTGCGGCGCAATATCTCGATGGTGATCTCCGTCGTGCTCGTCACGTTCGTGTCGCTGACGTTCGTCGGTGCCGCGATCCTCATGCAGTCGCAGATCGGCGTCATGCGCGGCTACTGGGCCGAGCGCGCCCAGGTGGCCGTCTACATGTGCTCGGCGGTGTCGGAGTCGGACACGTGCGTGGACGGCGCCGCGAGCGAGGAGCAGGTCGCCGCTGTCCGCGCCCAGCTCGAGGGCGACGCGCTGTCCCCGCTCATCAGCTCCATGACCTTCGACACGAAGGAGGAGACGTACGCCAAGCTCGTCGAGCAGGTGGGGGAGGAGCAGGCCAGTGTGCTCTCGCCCGACCAGGCGTTCGAGGTCTTCTTCGTGACCATGAAGGACCCTGGACAGTCACAGGTCCTCGCCGAGGCGTTCAGTGGTCAAGCGGGCGTCGAACAGGTGCAGGACCAGCTCCAGTACCTCGAACCGCTCTTCTCCGCACTGACCGTCGCGACCTACATCGCCGTTGGTATCGCGGTCCTCATGCTCATCGCCGCGACGCTGCTGATCGCCACGACCATCCGCCTGTCCGCCTACGCACGACGCAAGGAGATCGGGATCATGCGTCTGGTCGGAGCGTCGAACCGCTTCATCCAGACGCCGTTCGTGCTGGAGGGCGTGTTCGCCGCGCTGCTGGGCTCCGCCCTCGCCAGTGCCGCGGTCGTCGCCGGTATGCACTTCGGTGTCAACGGCTATCTGCGGGGGCGTGTGCCCTTCATCACGACCTGGGTGACCATGCAGGACGCCTTCCTCGTGGTCCCCGTCCTCGTCGGGATCGGTGTGGTGCTGGCGGCGCTGTCGGCCGGCTTCGCGATCCGGCGCTGGCTGCGCACCTGA
- the smpB gene encoding SsrA-binding protein SmpB: MPRERGEKVIATNRRARHDYNIEKSYEAGMVLTGTEVKSLRQGRANLSDGYAFVKGNEVFLDAVHIPEYSQGHWTNHSAKRIRKLLLHREEIAKLAHAVSAGGYTLIPLKLYFSDGRAKVEIALAKGKREYDKRQALRERQDTREAERAMRLRNRVGE, translated from the coding sequence ATGCCCAGGGAACGCGGGGAGAAGGTCATCGCGACCAATCGTCGCGCGCGTCACGACTACAACATCGAGAAGTCGTACGAGGCGGGGATGGTGCTCACCGGCACCGAGGTGAAATCGCTTCGCCAGGGCCGCGCGAACCTCAGCGACGGGTACGCCTTCGTGAAGGGCAACGAGGTCTTCCTCGACGCCGTGCACATCCCGGAGTACTCGCAGGGTCACTGGACGAACCACTCGGCCAAGCGCATCCGCAAGCTCCTCCTGCACCGCGAGGAGATCGCGAAGCTCGCGCACGCGGTCTCCGCGGGCGGGTACACGCTCATCCCGCTGAAGCTGTACTTCTCGGACGGCCGCGCGAAGGTCGAGATCGCGCTGGCGAAGGGCAAGCGCGAGTACGACAAGCGCCAAGCCCTCCGCGAGCGTCAGGACACCCGCGAGGCCGAGCGCGCGATGCGCCTGCGCAACCGGGTCGGCGAGTAG
- a CDS encoding dipeptidyl-peptidase 5, translating to MSTAFGSWSSPFTAAAVAGAAPRIDGARFVGDEVWWGESVPAEGGRVTVRSSTGAEILPTPWNARSRVHEYGGGAWTVDGDTLYFVSGADQRVHRMDRGAEPRPLTAAGPSYGGLRVQSGRLLAVREDLSVVPHRRGIVEIPVDGSAAEDASAVRVIVEGPGFFAHPALSPDGNRVAWVEWQADSMPWESAALAIGSVVGGKVSRVPASAALQPEWTGPDALVFADDASGRWQLQHLTFDGLQPGASRPLTSSDADTGYGLWVLGNRWFQLLDDGRLVAVRTNGRDEVQLVSPDGETRAIPVPGDGHLSVDDVSGSRVLLSGEGSRVTSGIWCVDVDSGAVDTVTGGAPVDEAWMPGAQQLVVEGAHGPVHAFAYPPAAPGAPGGADGELPPYVVLVHGGPTAHVTGAASASIAFFTSRGIGVLDVNYGGSTGYGRAYRDRLQGQWGVVDVDDVIAAARGLADAGLADPARIAIRGGSAGGWTVLSALVRGGAFAAGISRYGVADLRLLAAETHDFEASYLDGLVGPLPDAEDVYIERSPLTHADRIDVPVLLLQGGEDRVVPPSQSEALRDALAANGIDHEYVLYPGEGHGFRSAETIVDALERELAFLGRVFGFTPSL from the coding sequence ATGTCCACCGCGTTCGGTTCCTGGTCCTCCCCCTTCACCGCCGCCGCCGTCGCCGGGGCGGCCCCGCGCATCGACGGCGCCCGCTTCGTGGGTGACGAGGTGTGGTGGGGCGAGTCCGTGCCCGCCGAGGGCGGACGCGTGACGGTGCGCAGCTCGACGGGGGCGGAGATCCTGCCCACACCGTGGAACGCCCGCTCTCGCGTGCACGAGTACGGGGGCGGCGCGTGGACGGTCGACGGCGACACCCTCTACTTCGTCTCGGGAGCGGATCAGCGCGTTCACCGGATGGATCGTGGCGCGGAGCCCCGGCCCCTCACCGCCGCCGGCCCGTCGTACGGCGGGCTGCGTGTCCAGAGCGGCCGTCTGCTGGCGGTCCGGGAAGACCTCTCGGTCGTCCCGCATCGCCGGGGCATCGTGGAGATCCCCGTGGACGGCTCCGCCGCCGAGGATGCCTCCGCGGTGCGCGTTATCGTCGAGGGCCCCGGGTTCTTCGCCCATCCCGCCCTCTCGCCGGACGGCAACCGAGTGGCCTGGGTCGAGTGGCAGGCGGACAGCATGCCCTGGGAGAGCGCGGCGCTCGCGATCGGATCGGTGGTCGGAGGAAAGGTCAGCCGGGTCCCCGCCTCCGCCGCCCTGCAGCCGGAATGGACCGGGCCTGACGCGCTCGTGTTCGCCGATGACGCCTCGGGGCGCTGGCAGCTCCAGCACCTCACGTTCGACGGCCTCCAGCCCGGCGCCTCACGCCCGCTGACCTCGTCCGACGCGGACACCGGCTACGGCCTCTGGGTGCTCGGCAACCGCTGGTTCCAGCTGCTGGACGACGGGCGCCTCGTGGCCGTACGCACCAACGGACGCGACGAGGTGCAGCTGGTGTCTCCGGACGGCGAGACGCGCGCCATCCCGGTTCCGGGTGACGGGCATCTCAGTGTGGACGACGTGTCCGGCTCCCGCGTGCTCCTCAGCGGTGAGGGCTCGCGCGTGACCTCCGGCATCTGGTGCGTCGACGTGGACAGCGGTGCCGTCGACACCGTCACCGGTGGCGCTCCGGTCGACGAGGCGTGGATGCCGGGCGCACAGCAGCTCGTCGTGGAGGGCGCTCACGGTCCGGTGCACGCCTTCGCGTATCCGCCCGCCGCGCCGGGCGCCCCGGGCGGCGCCGACGGCGAGCTCCCCCCTTACGTCGTGCTCGTGCACGGCGGTCCGACCGCCCACGTCACGGGCGCGGCGTCCGCCTCGATCGCGTTCTTCACGAGCCGCGGCATCGGCGTCCTCGACGTGAACTACGGCGGGTCCACCGGCTACGGTCGCGCGTACCGTGACCGCCTGCAGGGGCAGTGGGGGGTCGTGGACGTGGACGACGTGATCGCGGCCGCCCGCGGACTCGCGGATGCCGGTCTCGCCGACCCCGCCCGCATCGCGATCCGCGGGGGCTCGGCCGGAGGCTGGACGGTGCTCTCCGCGCTCGTTCGGGGCGGCGCTTTCGCGGCCGGCATCAGCCGTTACGGCGTCGCGGACCTGCGCCTGCTCGCCGCCGAGACCCATGACTTCGAGGCGTCGTACCTCGACGGCCTCGTGGGCCCCCTCCCCGACGCCGAGGACGTGTACATCGAACGCTCGCCCCTGACGCACGCCGACCGCATCGACGTGCCGGTGCTGCTGCTGCAGGGCGGCGAGGACCGCGTCGTGCCGCCCTCCCAGTCCGAGGCGCTCCGCGACGCGCTCGCGGCGAACGGCATCGACCACGAGTACGTGCTCTACCCGGGCGAGGGACACGGGTTCCGCAGCGCGGAGACGATCGTCGACGCGCTGGAACGGGAGCTCGCGTTCCTCGGCCGGGTGTTCGGCTTCACGCCGAGCCTCTGA
- a CDS encoding methylenetetrahydrofolate reductase: MSSAFDASRASRVPFSFELYPPRSESSEEALHETVRRLAAAGPEFLSVTYGAGGSTGGRSLDVLRFIREQTDVEPLAHLTCVGNTYAGATALIREFLDAGILRFLALRGDPPVGQTEPFLGDLESAAQLVQLIDRVQAERAPYQESPVPGLPGAALVAPRQKVDIAVAAFPKGHPRATHRTQDVEALLAKQAAGATFAITQLFFHPDDYLAFVERARAGGVTIPILPGIMPITSPARLARVLELTGEDLPSELAIALDVEPTAEGRREIGISWAARLAADVVAGGAPGVHLYAFNQHETVLTVLAEAGILPALRH; encoded by the coding sequence ATGTCTTCCGCGTTCGACGCCTCCCGCGCCTCCCGTGTGCCGTTCTCCTTCGAGCTGTATCCGCCGCGCTCGGAGTCCAGCGAGGAGGCGCTGCACGAGACGGTCCGCCGCCTCGCCGCCGCCGGGCCGGAGTTCCTCTCGGTGACCTATGGCGCCGGCGGCTCGACGGGAGGGCGCTCCCTCGACGTGCTGCGCTTCATCCGCGAGCAGACCGACGTCGAGCCGCTCGCGCACCTCACCTGCGTCGGCAACACCTACGCCGGAGCCACGGCTCTCATCCGCGAGTTCCTCGACGCCGGGATCCTCCGCTTCCTCGCTCTGCGCGGCGACCCGCCCGTGGGTCAGACCGAGCCGTTCCTCGGCGACCTGGAGAGCGCCGCCCAGCTCGTGCAGCTCATCGATCGTGTCCAGGCCGAGCGCGCCCCCTATCAGGAGTCGCCGGTCCCCGGCCTGCCGGGAGCCGCGCTCGTCGCCCCCCGACAGAAGGTCGACATCGCGGTGGCCGCGTTCCCGAAGGGGCACCCGCGGGCGACGCACCGCACACAGGACGTCGAGGCGCTCCTGGCCAAGCAGGCGGCGGGGGCGACCTTCGCCATCACGCAGCTCTTCTTCCACCCGGACGACTACCTGGCTTTCGTGGAGCGTGCGCGTGCCGGCGGCGTCACCATTCCGATCCTCCCCGGCATCATGCCGATCACCTCGCCGGCGCGGCTGGCCAGGGTGCTGGAGCTCACCGGCGAGGATCTGCCGAGCGAATTGGCGATCGCCCTCGACGTCGAGCCCACCGCCGAGGGGCGCCGGGAGATCGGCATCTCCTGGGCCGCGCGGCTCGCCGCCGACGTCGTCGCCGGCGGCGCCCCCGGCGTGCACCTGTACGCCTTCAACCAGCACGAGACCGTCCTGACCGTCCTCGCCGAAGCCGGCATCCTCCCCGCGCTCCGGCACTAG
- the metE gene encoding 5-methyltetrahydropteroyltriglutamate--homocysteine S-methyltransferase produces MTAFPEGTILGYPRIGRRRELKKAVEAFWAGRIDEQELERTTAALRAATRERLADLGLGRTDSAIPESFSYYDQVLDAAATVGAIPARFDDLREADGSIGLSALFTVARGEGERAPLEMTKWFDSNYHYLVPEIGPETVFSLASDRLVREVTEAVTAGFVTRPVVVGPVTLLALAKASDDAPEGFDPLSRLEDVLPVYVDLLARLRAAGAEWVQLDEPALVSESLPATTARLTSAAERALAVLGNAEERPSILVAAPYASLGETFATVAAAPVEAIAVDLVRGTVPDAVPGLEGKTLVGGVIDGHNIWRGDLSAAFAALEALRALGAPVSASTSTSLLHVPHDVEDETALDARLVSWLAFADQKVQQVVTLARGLSEGRTAIEGELDAATAALQDRLSAPGVRDGAVRTRTLTDADFARAPYAEREEAQNVLGLPALPLTTIGSFPQTGDIRRARAQFLRGEIPEDDYEEFLRREVAAVVSLQEDLGLDVLVHGEPERNDMVQYFAEHLDGFAVTEHGWVQSYGSRATRPSILWGDVSRPAPITVGWSAYAQSLTAKHMKGMLTGPVTILAWSFVRDDQPLAETANQVALALRDEIADLEAAGIQVIQVDEPALRELLPLKQADQPAYLDWSVASFRLATGGAVAATQVHTHLCYSEFGVVIDAIRALDADVTSIEAARSRMEVVADIAEVGFDHGIGPGVYDIHSPRVPTVEEVESLLRRAVDEIPLRQLWVNPDCGLKTRGYAETTASLRNIVEATRRVREDVVVTA; encoded by the coding sequence ATGACCGCATTCCCCGAGGGCACCATCCTCGGCTACCCCCGCATCGGCCGCCGCCGCGAGCTCAAGAAAGCCGTCGAGGCGTTCTGGGCGGGGCGCATCGACGAGCAGGAGCTGGAGCGGACGACCGCGGCGCTGCGCGCAGCGACCCGTGAGCGCCTGGCGGACCTCGGCCTCGGCCGCACGGACTCGGCCATCCCGGAGTCCTTCTCGTACTACGACCAGGTCCTCGACGCCGCCGCCACTGTTGGCGCGATCCCCGCCCGCTTCGACGATCTCCGCGAGGCCGACGGGTCGATCGGCCTCTCCGCGCTGTTCACCGTCGCCCGCGGTGAGGGCGAGCGAGCGCCGCTGGAGATGACGAAATGGTTCGATTCGAACTACCACTACCTCGTGCCCGAGATCGGTCCGGAGACGGTGTTCTCTCTCGCCAGCGACCGGCTCGTGCGCGAGGTCACCGAGGCCGTCACCGCCGGCTTCGTCACCCGCCCCGTGGTCGTCGGGCCGGTGACGCTGCTCGCGCTGGCGAAGGCCTCGGATGACGCGCCGGAGGGCTTCGACCCGCTTTCGCGCCTGGAGGACGTGCTGCCGGTCTACGTCGATCTGCTCGCCCGCTTGCGCGCCGCGGGTGCCGAGTGGGTGCAACTCGACGAGCCCGCGCTCGTGAGCGAGTCCCTGCCGGCCACGACCGCTCGGCTCACATCGGCTGCGGAGCGTGCGCTCGCGGTGCTGGGGAACGCCGAGGAGCGTCCGTCGATCCTTGTCGCGGCCCCGTATGCGAGCCTCGGTGAGACGTTCGCGACCGTGGCCGCCGCGCCCGTCGAGGCCATCGCCGTCGACCTCGTCCGCGGCACCGTTCCTGACGCGGTGCCGGGCCTCGAGGGCAAGACCCTCGTCGGCGGCGTGATCGACGGGCACAACATCTGGCGCGGCGACCTCTCCGCGGCGTTCGCCGCGCTGGAGGCACTCCGCGCGCTCGGTGCCCCGGTGTCGGCATCGACGTCGACCTCCCTTCTGCACGTGCCGCACGACGTGGAGGACGAGACGGCGCTCGACGCGCGCCTCGTTTCCTGGCTGGCCTTCGCGGACCAGAAGGTGCAGCAGGTCGTCACACTCGCCCGCGGGCTCTCCGAGGGGCGCACGGCGATCGAGGGTGAGCTGGACGCCGCGACGGCTGCGCTGCAGGACCGCCTCTCGGCTCCCGGCGTGCGCGACGGTGCGGTGCGCACCCGCACGCTGACCGACGCCGACTTCGCCCGCGCGCCGTACGCGGAGCGGGAGGAGGCGCAGAACGTCCTCGGCCTGCCCGCGCTGCCGCTGACGACGATCGGTTCGTTCCCGCAGACCGGTGACATCCGCCGGGCCCGCGCGCAGTTCCTCCGCGGCGAGATCCCCGAGGACGACTACGAGGAGTTCCTGCGCCGTGAGGTGGCGGCGGTCGTCTCCCTGCAGGAGGACCTCGGCCTCGACGTCCTCGTGCACGGCGAGCCCGAGCGCAACGACATGGTGCAGTATTTCGCGGAGCACCTCGACGGCTTCGCGGTCACCGAGCACGGGTGGGTGCAGTCGTACGGCTCCCGCGCCACGCGTCCGTCGATCCTGTGGGGCGACGTCTCGCGTCCGGCCCCGATCACGGTCGGCTGGTCCGCCTACGCCCAGTCGCTCACCGCGAAGCACATGAAGGGGATGCTCACCGGCCCGGTCACGATCCTGGCGTGGTCCTTCGTCCGCGACGACCAGCCCCTGGCCGAGACGGCGAACCAGGTCGCGCTTGCCCTGCGCGACGAGATCGCCGACCTTGAGGCCGCCGGCATCCAGGTGATCCAGGTCGACGAGCCGGCGCTCCGGGAGCTGCTCCCGCTGAAGCAGGCCGACCAGCCGGCGTACCTCGACTGGTCCGTGGCCTCGTTCCGGCTGGCCACGGGCGGCGCTGTGGCGGCGACCCAGGTGCACACGCACCTCTGTTACTCGGAGTTCGGCGTCGTCATCGACGCCATCCGTGCGCTCGACGCGGACGTCACGTCGATCGAGGCGGCGCGCAGCCGTATGGAGGTCGTCGCGGACATCGCGGAGGTCGGCTTCGATCACGGCATCGGCCCCGGGGTCTACGACATCCACTCACCCCGCGTGCCGACGGTCGAGGAGGTCGAGTCCCTGCTGCGTCGCGCGGTCGACGAGATCCCGCTCCGGCAGCTCTGGGTGAACCCGGACTGTGGCCTGAAGACCCGCGGCTACGCCGAGACCACGGCGTCCCTGCGGAACATCGTCGAGGCCACCCGTCGGGTGCGCGAGGACGTGGTGGTCACGGCCTGA
- the lexA gene encoding transcriptional repressor LexA, whose translation MSDTSALESEAPRTRRRKSLSPKQMAILEVIQASIAQNGYPPSMREIGDAVGLKSLSSVTHQLGQLELSGYLRRDPGKTRAMEVLIDLPGSGTENPADVATPVGDAALVPLVGRIAAGVPITADQQVEEIFPLPRQLVGKGDLFMLKVSGESMIDAAICDGDWVVVRSQNTAENGEIVAAMLDGEATVKVLRRRDGHTWLLPRNSAFEPILGDEAIVLGKVVAVMRAV comes from the coding sequence ATGAGCGACACCTCAGCCCTCGAGTCGGAGGCGCCGCGCACCCGCCGCCGCAAGAGCCTCAGCCCGAAGCAGATGGCGATCCTCGAAGTCATCCAGGCCTCAATCGCGCAGAACGGCTATCCGCCGAGCATGCGCGAGATCGGCGACGCCGTCGGACTCAAGTCCCTGTCCAGCGTCACGCACCAGCTCGGTCAGCTCGAGCTCAGCGGCTACCTGCGCCGCGACCCGGGGAAGACCCGCGCCATGGAGGTCCTCATCGACCTCCCCGGCAGCGGGACCGAGAACCCGGCGGATGTCGCGACTCCGGTCGGCGACGCGGCTCTGGTCCCGCTGGTCGGACGCATCGCCGCCGGCGTGCCCATCACTGCCGATCAGCAGGTGGAGGAGATCTTCCCGCTCCCCCGGCAGCTCGTCGGCAAGGGCGACCTCTTCATGCTCAAGGTCTCCGGCGAGTCGATGATCGACGCCGCCATCTGCGACGGGGACTGGGTCGTGGTGCGCTCGCAGAACACAGCGGAGAACGGCGAGATCGTCGCCGCCATGCTCGACGGCGAGGCCACCGTGAAGGTCCTCCGCCGCCGTGACGGTCACACGTGGCTGCTCCCCCGCAACTCTGCGTTCGAGCCGATCCTGGGCGACGAGGCCATCGTGCTCGGCAAGGTCGTCGCGGTCATGCGCGCCGTCTGA
- a CDS encoding LysM peptidoglycan-binding domain-containing protein, whose product MSSMSLSTATALPASAGPATRLRITARGRRALLALASVPLAAGIAFAAISGGSAIASGADAPAVSVETVTVMPGDTLWSIASTIAPEADPRDVIGEISRMNLLRGGELQVGQELALPARYTD is encoded by the coding sequence ATGAGCAGCATGAGCCTCAGCACCGCGACCGCCCTTCCGGCATCGGCCGGTCCGGCCACCCGGCTGCGGATCACGGCCCGCGGCCGCCGCGCTCTGCTCGCGCTCGCCTCCGTTCCGCTCGCAGCAGGCATCGCCTTCGCCGCCATCAGCGGGGGCAGCGCGATCGCGTCCGGCGCAGACGCGCCGGCGGTCTCGGTCGAGACCGTCACCGTCATGCCCGGTGACACGCTGTGGTCGATCGCGAGCACGATCGCTCCGGAGGCCGACCCCCGCGACGTCATCGGCGAGATCAGCCGCATGAACCTGCTGCGCGGCGGCGAGCTCCAGGTGGGTCAGGAGCTCGCGCTCCCGGCTCGGTACACCGACTGA
- a CDS encoding histidinol-phosphate transaminase, which yields MTFSLNDLPLRDDLRGLTPYGAPQAPLPVALNVNENTHPVPDEVASDILDDIAVAIRDVNRYPDREFTTLREAFADYLGHGLTAEQIWAGNGSNEVLQHIFQAFGGPGRTAFGFGPTYSMYPLIAKGTGASWVAGSRQPDYTVTPEEAAEQVRAADPDIVILCSPNNPTGTPLGLDVVEAVYEAARGVVIVDEAYQEFAPRDAASALTLLEGRPRLAVSRTMSKAFAFAGARVGYLAADPAFIDALRLVRLPYHLSALTQAAAVAALRNADVMLGMVQEIVEQRDRITATLEALGYTPHLSWSNFVLFGGVADPQATWQQLYDRGVLVRDVGIPGHLRVSAGTEAETTAFLDALASIGSAS from the coding sequence GTGACCTTCTCCCTCAACGATCTCCCGCTCCGCGACGATCTGCGCGGACTGACTCCGTACGGCGCCCCGCAGGCCCCGCTTCCGGTGGCCCTCAACGTCAACGAGAACACGCATCCCGTGCCCGACGAGGTGGCGAGCGACATCCTCGACGACATCGCGGTGGCGATCCGAGACGTGAACCGGTACCCGGACCGGGAATTCACGACCCTGCGGGAGGCGTTCGCCGACTATCTCGGCCACGGGCTCACCGCGGAGCAGATCTGGGCGGGCAACGGTTCCAACGAGGTCCTGCAGCACATCTTCCAGGCGTTCGGCGGTCCCGGTCGCACGGCCTTCGGCTTCGGTCCGACGTATTCGATGTATCCGCTCATCGCCAAGGGGACCGGGGCTTCCTGGGTCGCCGGCTCGCGTCAGCCCGACTACACGGTCACCCCGGAGGAGGCGGCGGAGCAGGTGCGCGCGGCCGATCCCGACATCGTGATCCTCTGCTCGCCGAACAACCCGACCGGCACCCCACTGGGGCTCGACGTGGTGGAGGCCGTCTACGAGGCGGCCCGCGGCGTCGTGATCGTCGACGAGGCCTACCAGGAGTTCGCGCCGCGGGATGCGGCGTCGGCCCTCACACTCCTGGAAGGACGGCCGCGCCTCGCCGTCTCCCGAACGATGAGCAAGGCCTTCGCTTTCGCCGGTGCCCGCGTCGGCTACCTCGCGGCCGATCCCGCATTCATCGATGCGCTGCGACTGGTGCGTCTGCCGTATCACCTCAGCGCTCTCACTCAGGCGGCGGCCGTCGCCGCCCTCCGCAACGCCGACGTCATGCTCGGCATGGTGCAGGAGATCGTGGAGCAGCGCGACCGCATCACGGCGACGCTCGAAGCCCTCGGGTACACCCCGCACCTCTCGTGGTCCAACTTCGTGCTGTTCGGCGGCGTCGCGGATCCGCAGGCGACGTGGCAGCAGCTGTACGACCGCGGCGTGCTCGTCCGCGACGTCGGCATCCCCGGACACCTGCGCGTCAGCGCCGGCACGGAGGCGGAGACGACGGCGTTCCTGGACGCCCTGGCCTCGATAGGATCGGCATCATGA
- the hisB gene encoding imidazoleglycerol-phosphate dehydratase HisB, giving the protein MTIPAPTARTASRVRSTSESTVEVELNLDGTGASRIDTSVPFFDHMLTAFAKHSLTDLTVRATGDTHIDAHHTVEDVSIVLGQAILAALGDKSGISRYGDALVPLDEALAQAVVDISGRPYLVHEGEPAGFEHHLIGGHFTGSLVRHVFEAITFNAALTVHVRVLGGRDPHHIAEAEFKAFARAFRQAKALDPLVDGIPSTKGAL; this is encoded by the coding sequence ATGACCATCCCCGCGCCCACCGCACGCACCGCGAGCCGCGTGCGCAGCACGTCGGAATCCACCGTCGAGGTCGAGCTGAACCTCGACGGCACCGGCGCGAGCCGCATCGACACCTCGGTGCCGTTCTTCGACCACATGCTCACGGCGTTCGCGAAGCACTCGCTGACCGACCTCACCGTGCGCGCCACGGGCGACACCCACATCGACGCGCACCACACGGTCGAGGACGTCTCGATCGTGCTCGGCCAGGCGATCCTCGCCGCGCTCGGGGACAAGTCCGGCATCTCCCGGTACGGCGACGCCCTCGTCCCCCTGGACGAGGCGCTCGCGCAGGCGGTCGTCGACATCTCCGGCCGTCCGTACCTCGTGCACGAGGGGGAGCCCGCCGGTTTCGAGCACCACCTCATCGGCGGGCACTTCACCGGGTCGCTCGTGCGTCACGTCTTCGAGGCCATCACCTTCAACGCCGCCCTGACCGTACACGTGCGAGTGTTGGGCGGGCGCGATCCCCACCACATCGCCGAGGCCGAGTTCAAGGCTTTCGCGCGCGCGTTCCGTCAGGCGAAGGCCCTGGACCCGCTCGTCGACGGCATCCCGTCCACCAAGGGCGCGCTGTGA